A region of Lycium barbarum isolate Lr01 chromosome 1, ASM1917538v2, whole genome shotgun sequence DNA encodes the following proteins:
- the LOC132628350 gene encoding transcription factor ILR3-like: MVSQENTNWLYDYNFEDISVPNANFSVSSNMFSWSMQAFNGSTNASVDIDGSLGESDCLKESGSKKRVRAESCTTSSSSKACREKLRREKLNDKFMELAALLEPGKPPKTDKSAILVDAVRVVTQLRGEAQKLKDSNLDLQEKIKELKVEKNELRDEKQRLKSEKEKLEQQLKTMNAQPGFLPPAMPGAFAAHGQAAGSKLVPIISYPGVAMWQFMPPAAVDTSQDHVLRPPVA; the protein is encoded by the exons ATGGTGTCACAGGAAAATACTAACTGGTTATATGACTATAATTTTGAAGATATATCTGTCCCTAATGCTAATTTTTCTGTTTCATCAAATATGTTTTCTTGGTCTATGCAGGCTTTTAATGGTTCAACTAATGCCAG TGTTGATATTGATGGCTCACTTGGTGAATCAGACTGCCTGAAGGAAAGCGGTTCtaagaaaag GGTAAGAGCTGAATCATGCACCACCTCATCAAGTTCCAAAGCTTGCAGGGAGAAATTAAGGAGAGAGAAGCTGAATGACAA GTTTATGGAGTTGGCAGCGCTTCTTGAGCCTGGCAAGCCTCCAAAAACAGACAAGAGCGCCATTCTGGTTGATGCTGTTCGTGTGGTGACACAGTTACGTGGTGAGGCTCAAAAATTGAAAGACTCAAATTTGGATCTACAAGAAAAGATAAAGGAGTTGAAG GTTGAGAAAAACGAGCTTCGAGATGAAAAGCAGAGGCTGAAGTCGGAGAAAGAGAAGCTAGAGCAACAACTAAAGACTATGAATGCACAACCTGGCTTCTTGCCTCCTGCCATGCCCGGTGCTTTTGCTGCTCATGGTCAAGCTGCAGGAAGCAAGCTGGTGCCAATCATAAGTTACCCTGGGGTGGCCATGTGGCAATTCATGCCTCCTGCAGCAGTAGACACCTCACAGGACCACGTGCTCCGCCCTCCAGTTGCTTAA
- the LOC132628356 gene encoding uncharacterized protein LOC132628356: MDSTSKNSPFCLKWPWDVHNQNPKNPSPCTFETPFLFKPFKILGSGVFNFIQNISKPLPLSPGFNSQSNGGVNRNNTLKLVKKKLTPAEQAEIEQSALASVLASGKEGTVIEFYSPKCQLCNSLVNFVNEVENRNSDWLNIVMADAENDQWLPELLHYDINYVPCFVLLDKNGMALAKTGVPSSRLHVVAGVSHLLKLKRPQHK, encoded by the exons ATGGATTCTACTTCCAAGAACTCTCCCTTTTGCTTAAAATGGCCTTGGGATGTCCATAACCAAAACCCGAAGAACCCTTCGCCTTGTACCTTTGAAACTCCTTTTCTATTCAAGCCATTCAAGATTCTTGGCTCTGGAGTGTTTAATTTCATCCAAAATATATCAAAACCCCTACCTTTATCACCCGGATTTAATTCCCAGTCGAACGGTGGAGTCAACCGAAATAATACCTTGAAGTTAGTGAAGAAGAAATTGACTCCTGCAGAGCAAGCGGAGATCGAGCAGAGTGCATTAGCGTCTGTCTTGGCCAGTGGAAAAGAGGGTACTGTAATTGAATTTTACTCCCCAAAGTGCCAGCTCTGCAATTCTTTGGTTAATTTTGTTAATGAAGTTGAGAACAGGAACTCTGATTGGCTCAACATTGTTATGGCTGATGCAGAGAATGACCAATGGTTGCCTGAG CTTCTCCATTATGACATAAACTATGTTCCTTGCTTTGTTCTACTGGACAAAAACGGGATGGCACTTGCAAAGACGGGTGTTCCAAGTAGCCGTCTGCATGTTGTGGCTGGCGTTTCTCATCTCCTCAAACTGAAACGTCCGCAACACAAATAG